A window from Opitutia bacterium ISCC 52 encodes these proteins:
- a CDS encoding cytochrome c yields MKSISLSICAVIAFAYTLWSSGHASLEKDLEALQARVQAIEDRLAEPITAKEATTLSELAQDGKAKFNTICTACHKNSFTDPMLATPMAMVKDHYSQFFKEDKAGFVSAVVEGVKNPTQEKTMMPGAIRNFKIMPPLLLPDEDLEAIATYLFEEEIPTPSNFREHMRRERKELQKGVH; encoded by the coding sequence ATGAAATCTATTAGCCTTAGCATCTGCGCGGTAATCGCATTCGCATACACACTTTGGTCGAGTGGTCACGCCAGTCTCGAAAAAGACCTGGAAGCTCTTCAAGCCCGCGTCCAAGCCATTGAAGATCGCCTCGCCGAGCCTATTACTGCCAAAGAAGCCACAACCTTAAGCGAACTGGCTCAAGACGGAAAAGCTAAGTTCAACACGATCTGCACAGCCTGCCATAAAAACAGCTTCACTGACCCCATGCTGGCAACCCCCATGGCTATGGTTAAGGATCACTACAGTCAGTTTTTCAAGGAAGACAAAGCAGGTTTTGTTTCAGCCGTTGTGGAAGGGGTTAAGAACCCAACCCAGGAAAAAACCATGATGCCCGGTGCCATCCGCAATTTTAAAATCATGCCTCCTCTACTGCTACCGGATGAGGACCTGGAAGCAATCGCCACCTACTTGTTTGAAGAGGAGATTCCCACACCCAGTAATTTCAGAGAACATATGCGCCGGGAGCGTAAAGAATTACAAAAAGGGGTTCATTAG
- a CDS encoding DUF5009 domain-containing protein gives MTDSDDSSKPQRLVSLDALRGFDMFWIIGGAGAVAAFFGMLGFPESWIEALAEQMTHVAWEGFRFFDLIFPLFVFISGVTVPYSVLSQKAKGVTVKKIQWGIIKRSLIIVLIGLSYSFFKFEAGALRLYTVLWMIGMSYMIGASLNLHIENWKHKLILFFGVLILYHLAIYYLPYPGKADAITPDNNLAAWLDRNLITTNLYRELYDPEGTIRILTGGMLGMLGGMVGQRIKSYKTPDLRCGIELLIAGFACLILGWIWSFSFPIIKDLWSPSFILWAGGWSFILLSLFYTVMDVWGLRWLGWVFVPIGMNSIAIYAAQWWIPLDASRNFFFKGFANLFSNEATQQFILFGGLVLIQWLILYWLYRKKVFFRV, from the coding sequence ATGACCGATTCAGACGACTCCTCAAAGCCGCAGCGTCTGGTATCCTTGGACGCACTCAGGGGCTTTGACATGTTCTGGATCATTGGAGGTGCCGGCGCAGTGGCTGCATTCTTTGGAATGCTGGGATTTCCGGAAAGCTGGATTGAGGCATTGGCAGAGCAAATGACTCACGTTGCATGGGAAGGCTTCCGCTTTTTCGACCTCATATTCCCCCTCTTTGTATTTATTTCAGGCGTCACAGTCCCCTACTCGGTATTATCTCAAAAAGCCAAAGGCGTAACGGTAAAGAAAATACAATGGGGAATCATCAAACGCTCGCTCATCATTGTTCTCATTGGCCTGAGCTATAGTTTCTTCAAATTCGAAGCAGGAGCGCTCCGCCTCTACACCGTGCTGTGGATGATCGGAATGAGCTACATGATCGGAGCCAGCCTCAACCTCCACATTGAAAACTGGAAACATAAGCTGATCCTATTCTTCGGCGTTCTGATTCTCTATCACTTGGCCATTTACTACCTCCCTTACCCGGGCAAAGCCGACGCCATTACTCCTGACAACAATCTGGCTGCCTGGTTGGATCGCAATCTCATCACCACTAATCTCTATCGCGAGCTCTACGACCCCGAAGGCACCATCCGTATCTTGACCGGAGGCATGCTCGGTATGCTGGGCGGGATGGTCGGACAACGTATCAAGAGTTACAAAACGCCTGACCTGCGTTGCGGCATAGAGCTATTGATCGCCGGATTCGCTTGCCTCATCCTCGGATGGATCTGGAGCTTTTCTTTTCCCATCATTAAGGACCTCTGGTCCCCTTCCTTCATTCTCTGGGCCGGCGGCTGGTCCTTTATATTACTTTCCTTATTCTACACCGTCATGGACGTCTGGGGACTTCGCTGGCTCGGTTGGGTCTTTGTCCCCATTGGCATGAACTCCATCGCCATCTATGCTGCTCAGTGGTGGATTCCACTCGATGCCAGTAGGAATTTCTTCTTCAAAGGCTTCGCCAACCTCTTCAGCAACGAAGCGACACAACAGTTTATTCTATTTGGCGGCCTGGTGCTCATCCAGTGGCTGATCCTCTATTGGCTGTATCGGAAAAAGGTCTTCTTCCGGGTGTAG
- a CDS encoding sugar phosphate isomerase/epimerase: MSNSSTPAENIAVCSWSLQPKDTAELVSMVQSLGLNKVQLALNDHRGSQGGAAIGVELAKAGIEIVSGMFGTVGEDYTSMETIKQTGGVIPDEHWEANQQIAKDVVEAARSLGLDLVSFHAGFLPEDQNDPDYEKLITRLRTLATLFDDSGIMLSFETGQEEGSHLSHFLDDLAAPNVGVNFDPANMILYDKGDPIEGLRSLVPYLQQVHIKDANKTKTPGTWGEEVVVGTGEVDWPAFLEILNRANYKGALVIEREAGDDRVADILAAKNHLETLLH, from the coding sequence ATGTCGAACTCATCCACTCCCGCAGAGAATATCGCCGTCTGCAGTTGGTCCCTCCAGCCAAAAGACACCGCCGAACTCGTCAGCATGGTCCAATCCCTGGGCCTCAACAAGGTGCAACTTGCCCTCAACGACCATCGTGGTAGCCAAGGAGGCGCCGCCATCGGTGTCGAGCTAGCCAAGGCCGGCATCGAAATCGTATCGGGCATGTTTGGAACAGTGGGCGAAGACTACACCTCCATGGAGACGATCAAGCAAACCGGCGGAGTCATTCCCGATGAGCATTGGGAGGCCAACCAGCAAATTGCCAAGGATGTGGTCGAAGCCGCTCGCTCCCTGGGCCTGGACCTGGTAAGTTTCCACGCAGGGTTCCTGCCCGAGGATCAGAACGATCCCGACTATGAGAAACTCATTACCCGCTTACGCACACTGGCAACCCTCTTTGACGACTCAGGTATCATGCTATCCTTCGAAACCGGACAAGAAGAAGGCAGCCATTTATCCCATTTCCTTGACGATCTAGCAGCCCCGAATGTCGGAGTGAACTTTGATCCCGCCAACATGATCCTTTACGATAAAGGGGATCCCATTGAAGGGCTGCGTTCCCTGGTCCCTTACTTACAGCAAGTGCACATTAAAGATGCCAATAAGACAAAAACTCCTGGCACCTGGGGAGAAGAAGTAGTTGTCGGTACCGGAGAAGTGGATTGGCCAGCATTTTTGGAGATTCTGAACCGAGCAAACTACAAAGGCGCACTGGTCATCGAACGCGAAGCGGGCGACGATCGGGTCGCTGATATCCTAGCCGCAAAAAACCATTTAGAAACACTCTTACACTAA
- a CDS encoding mandelate racemase/muconate lactonizing enzyme family protein, which yields MSFSRRDFFKGSAGLSALALSSPSLLQAVDFPGAAKDLIEVAQKPILYLEGLNEPVIIQSIDLLKKDRQYYVRVRSKDGAEGISVDNNRASILAPIFLDRVAPFFIGKDARDLEHLLWELYRWRSNYKLQGLAFWSPVAWLEFAVLDLLGRVANKSMGDLLGGVIRKRIPFYVASGQRDSTPEEEVEYLQGLIDETKAKAVKYRVGGRMSRNEDAMPNRTKELIPLTRKVLGDDIALHADSNSSYDPPQAIEVGRMLEDIGAVYFEEPCQFDRLEDTKLVTDRLAIPVSGGEQEYSHWRFQWAIQNRAVDIVQPDLHYYGGMIRSIRVSRMAELRNMPTTVHISGGFGFIYMLHFASRTKFIGRYQEYKRNIQRYSDWFDPPLRIENGDLIVPQGPGVGIVDTKAVLKGAEKVNV from the coding sequence ATGTCCTTTTCCCGTCGTGATTTTTTCAAAGGATCTGCGGGGCTCAGTGCGCTGGCCCTCAGTAGTCCCTCTTTACTTCAAGCCGTGGATTTTCCCGGAGCTGCCAAAGATCTTATTGAGGTAGCCCAGAAGCCGATCCTTTATCTGGAGGGTTTGAACGAACCGGTGATCATTCAATCGATCGATCTGCTGAAAAAGGATCGCCAGTATTATGTGCGTGTCCGGTCCAAGGACGGGGCGGAAGGCATTTCCGTGGACAATAACCGGGCCAGCATTTTGGCACCTATTTTCCTCGATCGAGTGGCTCCGTTTTTCATCGGTAAGGATGCGCGTGATTTGGAGCACCTGCTCTGGGAACTCTATCGCTGGCGCAGTAACTACAAATTGCAGGGGCTGGCTTTCTGGAGTCCGGTGGCCTGGTTGGAGTTTGCGGTGCTCGATTTACTGGGTCGGGTGGCGAATAAGTCCATGGGCGATTTGCTGGGTGGAGTGATTCGAAAGCGGATCCCCTTTTATGTAGCCAGTGGACAACGTGATTCCACACCGGAAGAGGAGGTCGAATACCTGCAGGGCCTGATCGATGAAACCAAGGCCAAGGCGGTAAAATACCGGGTGGGTGGTCGGATGAGTCGCAACGAAGATGCCATGCCTAATCGGACTAAAGAATTGATCCCCCTGACGCGAAAAGTCCTCGGTGACGACATTGCTTTGCATGCTGACTCCAATAGTTCCTATGATCCGCCCCAGGCCATTGAAGTTGGGAGGATGCTGGAAGATATTGGAGCGGTTTATTTTGAAGAGCCCTGCCAGTTTGATCGTCTGGAAGACACCAAACTGGTGACAGACAGGTTAGCCATCCCCGTTTCTGGTGGAGAGCAGGAATACAGTCACTGGCGTTTCCAATGGGCCATTCAGAATCGAGCGGTAGATATCGTTCAGCCTGATCTTCATTACTACGGGGGCATGATCCGTTCCATCCGTGTATCGCGTATGGCCGAGTTACGCAACATGCCGACTACCGTGCACATCTCTGGCGGATTTGGATTTATCTACATGTTGCATTTCGCATCGCGAACGAAATTCATCGGCCGCTACCAGGAATATAAACGAAACATCCAACGCTACAGTGACTGGTTTGATCCACCGCTTCGGATTGAGAATGGTGATCTGATTGTGCCTCAAGGACCCGGTGTCGGAATTGTCGATACGAAAGCCGTTTTGAAAGGGGCAGAAAAAGTAAACGTTTAG
- a CDS encoding acetylxylan esterase, whose product MTTQTPLRIFFSGFLAFLFTLSSLSAALLPMSEAAPEELLCIGNHWTPAEANLKLKEFASTYKNKKTWEKRKAQIKQGILGGLHWDHMPKIEGNFNPIIHSRREMDGYVVENIAIESFPGFWITGNLYSPLKPKAKNPAILNPHGHLANKRLTDYMQIRCAAFARMGAIAFAYDMVGYAESTQTTHKMPIAALLQIFNSSRILDYLLSRPDVDPKRIGMTGGSGGGTQTFVLTAIDDRITVSAPIVQISAHFFGGCVCESGMAIHKSNQHQTNNVEFGAMAAPRPLLMVSNGADWTRNTPNIEFPYVQKVYALYDAEHNAENVHLPLESHDYGISKRAAAYGFFAHHFGLSRKAIPYNEGWDESFVTILPPEDLKVFNDEHPRPKGALQGDEEVMAYLGFKKG is encoded by the coding sequence ATGACTACCCAGACCCCATTAAGAATCTTCTTTTCAGGTTTCCTCGCTTTCCTTTTCACCCTGTCCAGCCTTAGCGCCGCGCTCCTACCCATGAGTGAGGCCGCGCCCGAAGAGCTGCTCTGTATCGGCAATCACTGGACGCCTGCAGAGGCGAATTTGAAATTGAAGGAATTCGCCTCCACCTACAAAAACAAAAAGACCTGGGAAAAGCGGAAGGCACAAATTAAGCAAGGGATCCTTGGCGGCCTGCATTGGGATCACATGCCCAAGATCGAAGGGAACTTTAACCCCATCATTCACAGCCGTCGTGAGATGGACGGCTATGTGGTCGAGAATATCGCCATCGAAAGTTTTCCCGGCTTCTGGATAACCGGCAATCTCTACTCGCCGCTCAAACCGAAGGCTAAGAACCCGGCCATTCTCAACCCTCATGGTCACCTGGCCAACAAACGCCTCACCGACTATATGCAGATTCGTTGTGCGGCTTTCGCCCGTATGGGTGCGATTGCCTTTGCCTACGACATGGTCGGTTATGCCGAGTCGACTCAGACGACACACAAAATGCCCATCGCGGCGCTACTCCAAATATTCAACAGCAGCCGCATCCTAGATTACTTATTATCGCGTCCCGACGTAGATCCCAAACGTATCGGCATGACCGGTGGCTCTGGCGGTGGAACCCAAACCTTTGTCCTCACCGCCATTGATGACCGCATCACCGTATCCGCACCCATAGTACAGATATCCGCTCATTTTTTTGGCGGCTGCGTCTGCGAAAGCGGCATGGCCATTCACAAGAGTAACCAGCACCAGACCAACAACGTAGAGTTCGGCGCGATGGCGGCACCACGTCCGTTGCTCATGGTCTCTAACGGTGCTGACTGGACCCGCAACACACCCAACATTGAATTTCCCTACGTTCAAAAGGTCTACGCCCTCTACGACGCCGAGCACAATGCCGAGAATGTGCACCTCCCCCTCGAGAGTCACGACTACGGCATCTCCAAACGCGCCGCCGCCTACGGTTTCTTTGCCCACCACTTCGGCCTCAGCCGCAAAGCTATCCCCTACAACGAAGGCTGGGACGAAAGCTTCGTAACGATCCTGCCACCGGAAGACTTAAAAGTGTTTAACGACGAACATCCTCGACCGAAAGGTGCACTCCAGGGCGATGAAGAAGTGATGGCGTATCTGGGGTTTAAAAAAGGTTGA
- a CDS encoding Gfo/Idh/MocA family oxidoreductase → MIKVGIIGLGMMGQMHLTGWAGIRGTRLSMVADTDPKRAAGDFSGSWSNMEGGAKSIDFSRVKGTGDPMELIHSDEVDLVDICVPTPFHIDLALAAIKAGKHVLCEKPLARTVADARRIARAADKGAGFFQPAMCLRFWPEWAWLKKVVEKGTHGKVIAAEFKRVGAFPPGWFLNGKLSGGAILDLHLHDTDFIHYVFGMPNGVSSGGWTGPSGCIDHVNTRYIYEGGPVVTAEGSWASAETKPFSMSYIVQFEHATADYDPSRSDAPLMLYRKAKGNRKPPEPKAVKCAGPDGYKGEMTYLAKCIRTGETPSVVTATEAADSIRIVEAEVKSVEAGRIVRL, encoded by the coding sequence ATGATTAAAGTTGGAATCATCGGCCTTGGAATGATGGGCCAAATGCACTTGACCGGTTGGGCAGGTATACGTGGAACACGCCTAAGTATGGTAGCAGACACCGATCCTAAGCGCGCCGCAGGCGACTTTTCCGGTTCCTGGTCAAACATGGAAGGCGGAGCCAAATCCATCGACTTCTCAAGGGTCAAAGGAACCGGCGATCCCATGGAGCTGATTCATTCTGACGAAGTGGACCTGGTCGATATCTGCGTCCCGACTCCTTTTCATATCGACTTGGCACTCGCCGCTATCAAGGCGGGCAAACATGTGCTTTGTGAAAAGCCCCTCGCCCGCACCGTTGCAGATGCACGCCGCATTGCTCGTGCTGCAGACAAAGGAGCGGGTTTTTTCCAACCTGCTATGTGTCTTCGTTTTTGGCCAGAATGGGCCTGGCTGAAGAAAGTCGTTGAGAAAGGTACCCATGGCAAAGTCATCGCAGCGGAATTCAAACGCGTCGGAGCTTTTCCTCCCGGTTGGTTCCTCAATGGTAAACTCTCTGGAGGTGCCATCTTGGATCTTCACCTGCACGACACCGACTTTATTCACTACGTCTTTGGCATGCCCAATGGAGTGAGTAGCGGAGGTTGGACAGGCCCCAGCGGATGTATCGATCACGTAAACACCCGTTATATTTATGAAGGTGGACCCGTGGTTACCGCTGAAGGAAGCTGGGCCTCCGCCGAAACCAAACCTTTCAGCATGAGCTACATCGTACAATTCGAGCACGCTACGGCCGACTATGATCCAAGCCGATCTGATGCACCGTTGATGCTCTACCGCAAAGCCAAAGGGAATCGTAAACCACCTGAACCTAAGGCCGTAAAATGCGCCGGACCAGATGGCTACAAAGGGGAGATGACTTATCTGGCAAAATGTATCCGCACGGGAGAGACACCTAGTGTCGTTACAGCAACAGAAGCCGCAGATTCCATCCGCATCGTTGAAGCAGAAGTCAAGAGCGTGGAGGCCGGACGCATCGTAAGGCTCTGA
- a CDS encoding NIPSNAP family protein, which translates to MNRRTFITTAAVAGASTSTLLQGAGHKSQQAGYLELIRFVVRNRPAVRTLEKYLGDTVIPGLNKLGCNPIGVFKPKHGSHGADVYMLVPHKDMDSFSTAWKKLSATDAFKAASDTTIEGQLYERMETTLMSCFSHMPELEIPKAVKGVDGRIFEMRIYEAHNRMKSDLKVEMFNEGGEIEIFRDVGLHPVFFGHTMAGPLMPNLIYMLAFKDIAEREANWKKFSSDPAWVKLRQNKRYAGTVSNITDIIMTASSVSQI; encoded by the coding sequence ATGAACAGACGCACATTCATTACCACCGCAGCCGTTGCAGGCGCCAGCACCAGCACTTTGCTCCAGGGAGCTGGTCATAAAAGCCAACAAGCGGGTTACCTCGAACTCATCCGTTTTGTGGTTCGTAACCGACCAGCGGTTCGCACATTGGAAAAATACTTAGGAGATACGGTCATCCCTGGCCTCAATAAACTGGGATGTAATCCGATTGGCGTCTTTAAGCCGAAGCACGGCTCACACGGTGCAGACGTATACATGTTGGTCCCTCACAAGGATATGGATTCTTTCTCGACCGCCTGGAAGAAACTGTCGGCTACCGATGCCTTCAAAGCTGCGTCTGATACTACGATAGAAGGTCAGCTTTACGAACGAATGGAAACCACCCTCATGAGCTGTTTCTCACATATGCCAGAATTGGAAATCCCGAAGGCTGTGAAAGGCGTGGATGGACGCATTTTTGAAATGCGCATTTACGAAGCACACAATCGCATGAAGAGTGACCTCAAGGTGGAGATGTTTAACGAAGGAGGCGAAATAGAGATCTTCCGCGATGTTGGACTTCACCCTGTATTCTTCGGACACACAATGGCTGGCCCATTGATGCCGAACCTTATTTATATGCTCGCCTTCAAGGACATCGCAGAGCGGGAAGCCAACTGGAAAAAATTCAGCTCCGACCCTGCTTGGGTAAAACTGAGACAGAACAAACGTTATGCTGGTACCGTTTCTAACATCACGGACATCATCATGACTGCATCGTCGGTCTCGCAAATTTAA
- a CDS encoding sulfatase, with the protein MNFRLILLFSCLVFGFIGCQNNDSQTASRPNVLVFLVDDMGVMDTSLPFLTDENGQAKKYPLNEYYRTPSMERLAAQGIRFNQFYAMSVCSPTRNSIMTGQNAARHRATNWIRPDSNNAGPQGPPDWNWDGLKIGDVTLPGVLSEAGYRSIHVGKAHFGHREAEGAEPLNVGFDVNIGGACMGAPGSYYAEDNFGWGTKRETHAVPHLEAYHGSDTHLSEALTIEAKKALDEAVGADQPFYLYFAHYAVHSPFQSDPRFAANYVDSGRDERAQVFATMIEGMDKSLGDMIDHLETLGVAEDTLILFLGDNGSDAPLGHQHEVACAAPLRGKKGAHYEGGMRVPFIAAWAKPNPDNPLQKEWSIPAGAIQPQVANVTDLFPTILSLTGVDTPDGHAVDGKGLAKLMSGSADASREQTFLMHYPHAPHRSDYFTVYRNGDWKVIYHYLPTEVSDVSHYQLYNLKDDPFESTNVADQHPEKLRALMKGLVMDLIAQSALYPVDEQGNAIKPAIP; encoded by the coding sequence ATGAACTTTAGACTCATTCTCCTTTTTTCCTGTCTCGTTTTTGGTTTTATCGGATGTCAGAATAACGACTCCCAAACCGCCTCCCGCCCTAATGTGCTTGTCTTTCTGGTCGATGACATGGGTGTGATGGATACTTCACTGCCGTTTCTTACCGATGAAAATGGGCAGGCGAAAAAGTACCCATTGAACGAATACTACCGGACGCCGAGTATGGAGCGTTTGGCGGCACAGGGGATTCGGTTTAATCAATTTTACGCCATGAGTGTATGTTCGCCGACCCGCAATAGCATCATGACCGGGCAGAACGCCGCGCGGCATCGGGCTACCAATTGGATTCGGCCTGATTCAAACAATGCCGGTCCTCAGGGACCACCCGATTGGAACTGGGATGGACTCAAAATTGGGGATGTCACCTTACCTGGTGTATTGAGCGAGGCAGGTTACCGGAGCATTCACGTGGGCAAGGCGCATTTTGGTCACCGAGAAGCTGAGGGTGCCGAGCCATTAAATGTAGGGTTTGATGTCAACATCGGCGGTGCCTGTATGGGAGCGCCAGGCAGTTACTATGCCGAAGACAACTTCGGCTGGGGAACGAAACGGGAGACACATGCCGTGCCACATCTTGAAGCTTATCACGGAAGCGATACTCACTTGAGTGAAGCCCTAACTATCGAAGCTAAAAAAGCACTCGATGAGGCGGTGGGAGCCGATCAACCCTTCTATTTATATTTTGCCCACTATGCCGTGCATTCCCCCTTTCAGTCGGATCCGCGCTTTGCTGCAAATTATGTGGATTCTGGAAGAGATGAGCGGGCTCAGGTCTTTGCTACTATGATTGAAGGTATGGATAAGTCATTGGGGGATATGATCGACCACTTGGAAACGCTCGGAGTGGCTGAAGATACCTTGATTCTCTTCTTGGGTGATAATGGATCCGATGCTCCTCTTGGGCATCAGCATGAGGTGGCCTGTGCCGCTCCGCTTAGAGGAAAAAAAGGTGCTCATTACGAAGGGGGCATGCGTGTGCCTTTCATTGCAGCCTGGGCCAAGCCTAATCCGGATAATCCGCTGCAGAAGGAGTGGTCGATTCCGGCGGGGGCCATTCAGCCACAAGTTGCCAATGTCACCGACCTATTTCCCACCATTCTCAGTTTAACTGGAGTGGATACTCCTGATGGACACGCAGTAGATGGCAAAGGTCTCGCCAAGTTGATGTCTGGAAGTGCGGACGCATCTCGTGAACAGACATTTCTGATGCATTACCCTCATGCGCCACACCGTAGTGATTACTTTACTGTGTATCGGAATGGAGATTGGAAAGTGATTTACCACTACCTGCCAACAGAGGTGTCAGACGTCTCTCACTATCAGCTCTATAACCTGAAGGATGATCCCTTTGAATCGACCAATGTTGCAGATCAGCATCCTGAGAAATTGAGGGCTCTGATGAAAGGGCTGGTGATGGACTTGATCGCTCAATCGGCACTTTACCCGGTGGATGAGCAGGGGAATGCGATCAAGCCGGCGATACCGTAA